The genomic region TCATACATTTAAATCGAATTAGAACcagttttgcagctttattttgtttttctacatgtcTACAAATTAATTCCAATGCAAAATGATTCTGGGGCCAAATTAAGATTtatggttaaaaaacaaaacaaatttgtTATTGTTGGGGAATTTGGCAGGGCATGTTTCTAATAATTAAATGGATTGGTCCCGTGATTATTTCTATATTTACATCCGTCACACACACTTGCACCTTCTTTACTTCCTTTCAACACAGGATCTCAGCCTTCCAAGGGGAGGGGCTTCATCAATCCCATCGCTGCTTAGTGTTAACAGTTTTAGTGCAATTTAAACTTCTATTTCATGATTAAATCTACAAAATGATACAGGAGAGAAACAcacgcgcacaaacacacacacacacacacacacacacacacaccggttgaGTGATTCAAGCAAAACGTAACAGAAGGAcctggaaagtaaaaaaaaaaaaaaaaaaagggagcccAGAAAGCGGCTGAGATGATGTTGGGGAGGTCAGGTCCTTTTTTGGCCTTTAAAATGCAAGCTGACAGTAAATTGTAGTACATTCAAGCTAACGTGTGTTCCTATTATTGCACTTGtgtgtgaagaagaagaagagtctAAAATGCAGGGGAAGTAGTGCTCACACCACAAGTATCTTCACCTCGTCCTGCTCGTCAGGGCGGTAGAAGAAGGGGATGCAGGGGTTGTCGCCCATTAAGGGGGAAAGTCGGGACGTGCTCCCCTGCGGGTTTTGGATGTCATGGAGGAGCTGCATGATCTGCTGAGCCGTGCCGTCTCCTTCGGGCGCCAGCGCCGCGGGCTCGCTGCGGACGGGGACGTGAGTCGACGAGGGGGCTTCCTGGGCGGTGGGCTCTGACAGGGGGATGACCTCCATGGCTTCTAAGAGGCAAAGATAgatgaacacttcaaaaaaattataattcattattaaatgacaataataaaattTCGTTACAATTCAAAATGTAAACGTAAAGACTTATGACATTTTCAATGATTATTCTCAGTTTGTGTTCAAATATTTACAAATTAAATGAAACGTAATGTTATAGTTCACataatcaacattttatataatgTAAACAGCTAATATCCACATTTTGTTCCAGTCAATAAGATGCCTCATTTTGTCTACTCCAAGAAAACTAAGTGGCTTGTGAcatacactacattacactatattaaacacatatttacagtAGATTAATGGCATATTAATGGtatatttaaaacatatttagGTATGTACACAGCATATTTACGGTACATATATGgcatatttacagtatatttatcttatatgtacagtatatttacagcatatttacagtatatttaaGGCATATTTATAGAATATTCGGAAAATTTACCGTATGTTTGAGGTATATTTACAGCATATTCAGAGTAAAAATAAGGTATCTTTATGATACATTTACTAAATagttactgtacatatatatatgtatatatatatacagtatatttatgttatatttacagtatatttatattatatgtacagtatatttacagCATATTCATAGTATATTTAAGGCACATTTATAGTATATTCagcatatttacagtatatttacaGCATATTCAGAGTAAAATAAGGTATATTTTTGATACATTTACTAAATAgttactgtacataaatatatatacatatatatacagtatatttgttatatttacagtatatttatattatatgtacagtatatttacagCATATTTATAGTATATTTAAGGCACATTTATAGTATATTCagcatatttacagtatatttacaGCATATCTAGAGTAAAAATAAGGTATCTTTACGATACATTTACTAAATAGttactatatatatctatatacatatatatgcagtatatttatgttatatttacagtgtatttatattatccatccatccatccatccatcatcttccgcttatccgaggtcgggtcgcatatgtacagtatatttacaaCATATTTATAGTATATTTAAGGCACATGTATAGTATATTCagcatatttacagtatatttgaGGTACATTTATGGCATATTCAGAGTATAAATAAGGTATGTTTACGATACATTTACTAAATAGTTatggtatatatacagtatatttatgttaaatttacagtatatttatatttatgtacagtataattataaatgataaatgggttgtacttgtatagcgcttttctaccttcaaggtactcaaagcgctttgacactacttccacatttacccattcacacacacattcacacactgatggagggagctgccatgcaaggcgccaaccagcacccatcaggagcaagggtgaagtgtcttgctcaggacacaacggacgtgacgaggttggttctaggtgggatttgaaccagtgaccgtcaggttgcgcacggccactttcccactgcgccactgtCAATGTATCTTTAGGATACATTGACagtatatttacagtacatccTCCACACTTGCCTGCTTGCTGGTGGTGTGCTTGATGCTGGTGCTCTGCATCTGGACTGTGGTCCTCGCCAACAGGAAGCAGGTCGGGATTGACCTGGGTTACGCCCTCCATGTATCGGCTGTACCAGTCGTTCCTCTCGGCCACCAGCCTCATGACAAGATCCTGCAGCTCTGCAAGCTTCGCCTAGTGGACGAAAAGAAGACAATTGAAGATGGATGAACAGTTCTTAAGCGAACAGTTCCCTCCTGGTTACCTTCATCTCTTCTTTATCCTGAGCCAGCAGGGTGATGTACTGCTCCTTCTCCTGGTGCTTCTGCTTCATGATGGCCCTCTGATTCTGATACAAGGCGATGTACTCTCCTGACAAGTCAGCACAGTGATTAGTTGGcgtctgaaaagagaaataacaATCCCCCTTGCTCACCAATAGTGTCTGTCTCTCCAGACAGTTGAATGCAGCGATGCTCCAGCTCCTCCACTCGCTCCTTCAGGTCGGCCTTCTCCTGCATGAGCGAGGTGAACCGCTGTTGGAGCCTCTCCATGGCGGTCTGCAGCGCCTGATGAACTTCTACCGCCACTCCTCCTTCTAGACAAAATAAGACTTGATTGATGATCACATCAGCATTAAAATCCCAAGACTGGATGTCTTCTTACCTGATTGCTGGTGATGGTGTTCACAGTGACTATGTTGGTCATGAGGGTGTTCATCGCCATGATGGTGCCCGTGCTCGGAGTGGCTGTGGCGCTCTAGGTTTAGAGCCAAGGTGGCTTGGTGCTTTGCCGCCATGTGGAGCCTGTGCTCCTCCCTCAGCTGCCTCCTGGCATCGTCTCTCTCCGCCTCCACCTGGGACAACGCCCCGCGGATGAACTCCTCCTGTATTTGTGTcagtcaaaatataaaatatcataAATGTCAAATATAACCCAAACTATGTCCATGAGATGAATAATAATTATTTATAGTTTGTCTAAAAAAGTAAAGTACAAATAAGAGTGTAAATCAATATTAGCTCCTCAACAGAAAAGCACCTTGATGTAGTTTTTATTACTTCCAAaagatggcagaaaatgcatttgaCGTATTTTGGttttatgtgtaatatatatatatatatatatatatatatatatatatatatatatatatatatatatacacacacacacacacctatatacccatatatatatatacacatacacacacaaacaaatttacatacgtagatacacatatatacatttttacatatatatatgtacatatatatacacacaaacatacacatatatatgtatatatgtataaacatacacatatatgtgtgtatgtgtgtgtgtgtatatatatatatatatatatatatatatatatatatatatacatacacacacacacacacacacacacacacacacacacacacacacacacacacacacacacacacacacactcacacaaacatacatacaatgGATGTTTTAgttaacatgttaaaggtgttcaataaaaatacaagcatgtttatttaacacatatagattccctTCTTTTTTAAAGACAAGAAGATAAGTTGGTGTATCAccttattctgatgacttgcattgaatgAAATCACAAATCAGACAGAATTCTCAGTAGTGCTAATAAGTTCCACAACTTTGAATTGACATCGTGGAGATGAAAAAAATATCCTTCCAATTCCGCATGAAACTGGTTGGTTTTTAgcttcttatttgtccagcttccatactagtttttttactctttacaaaaaatacatcaGCGGTTTTGTAACTTGCTAGCTTGTATGCGCTAGTTTTGTGAgacccttattttgttagcacaggcaggatggagcagcacttttattgtgaagacaggaactgtgtggtTGGTCTTTACATTTTTGACGGCCGGTTCGGAGAGAGTCCATTGTAGTAAAAAAGTGCTTCTTGCATTCCTGACGGTCGATTTTGTTATTTTTCACACTGAGCTGTCAGCAGCTAGCGCCATCTCACAAGATACTCGGGTGCCGTGAATTTCGATCAAGTGATGTAGTCAACATTTATGATCTTTATTTTTTAGGTCTATTGTTTTTAATGCCTCGCGATCGACTCCGGGATCAACTGGTAGCTTGCGAGCGACCTaacgggcacccctgatttaattCAATCGTTATATCGTGATAATACATGTTGATGTTTGGTCCTGCAAATCTGACAAGGTCAACAGAATGACTGGGTCCTTAACATTATATAGCATTCTCTGTAGCGgctaaggtaaacatctgttctaacgaatatcattattattgggggatgaggaatagcttaacatgctacactacacaccatagcagGATAAAATAAGTCATGCTAACCACTAAGATGGAGCTCTTGAACGTAAACAGAGGTAGACAGGTCAATACAAATAGATAGTAACAATACCAAATATAGTATCAGTATTTAGTTAATACCAAAGATGTtggatcaatattttttattatcacaaaatctttAGTGGTTTTTGTTATAGCttacaaactcagaaaatatAAGTACCTGGACACGGAAGGACTTTATTGGCAAAAATCTAATCATTTAAATTAAAGCCAATAGTAGGAAATCATTTTAAATATGTAACTGATATTGTTACACCCCCAtactgtgttgtgtgtgtattataattgtgttatttttattttttttatcatttaccgTAATTAGaatcagcattggtatgaccaatactgcaCTTGTAACAACTTGGTAATGGATCTATACCCAAATCTGATGTAAAGTAACCAAAcaagaaaataataatagtaataatttttACAGAACTGTTTTAAGAATCAATTCTAAAAAATGTTATATACCCCATGTGAGTGCTTACTCGCTGCCCGTATTAtgtcatacgtcagcagccaagagattttataaaaagtttaaaaaaataatttttcaccCATAATATATTGTTTGAATcaggaattgattctgaatcaagtCGTCACTCCAAAATAATGGAATCCAATCAAATCATGAGTTGTTTTTAGATTCACATCCCTATTAATCAGTAATAGTCATTTTTCAACAAAAACATTGTACTAACCATCTCTTTCTGGCTCTCAAAGTCTTGAGGGATGACGATGGAGGACAACTCTGTAACACTCTCTTGGGGTGACTGACTTTCAATGCCGTCTCCTGAcacaaataacgacaaaaaagAGGGTCTGTTAATAAAACAATAGGATGTTGAATGGCGGTGAGTAAACCAACACTATACCTTCATCTCGTGGCGTCACGGCGAGAGCTGAACTGTTAAGCAGCTCCCTCACCTCACTCTTCAAATGCTCGTTATCTTTGACCAACTGCTCCAAATGCTCCTGCAGGGGGAGACAGGTGCAGcgttaataaaaacaaacagataaagagaaaaagacaaaccAGAAGTAGTTCAACACATACCTGTGCTTGGTGCAGCTGACTCTGGCTCATTTCTAGCTGAGTGCGGCCGTGGGATTCGTCATGCTGCAGCCGATCCATGATCTGGCTCTGTGTCAAATACTGTTGGTGGAGCTGCTCCCTCTCGGACACAAGAGCCTGGTAACCGGCACAGTACTGCTGCAGGTGGGCCGCCACCTGGTTCCTCTGCTCTGCCAGTCCTTCAGCCTCTTTATGTTTCAATTCCAGCTGGAGGAGAGTTGAAGGGGCAATTGGCAGAGGGATTCAGTTGAGTTAAAATTGTGCAGCGTTTATCTGTGGCACTAAGCAAAAATGTTTGGTATACAAGGGGGAATttcacttttttgggggaaatttgcctatcattcacaatccctatgtgagaaATGCATATACATTTGTCTTTTTATGCATTCTgaatcaaaaataaaaactagcAAAAATCAGCAAAAAACGCAGGTAATGGGGATTTGATCTCTTCTtcctataaagccctctaaaaaactatactcgctgtaagtatatatgtaaagtagtgacaggcacattcatgataacatgtcagatttactttttttttttttaacaattttttcgattactttgggacaaatgatgatccagcaCATTATATttttgatcctgaatataagaaggatgagctacaagttgtaGAAGCTGGTTGCAAAGCAGATCCAGCTATTTTGAAACACAAAGCATAAAATAGCAGTATTGCTAAAGGCCGTACAAGAAATACACAccagaaacataaaaaaaacaatcagtTACTATACACAATGTCCGTTCTCACTTGAATCCAgactgatagatagatagtacttataCAGTATCTTTAATTGCAAGATTTGTGAAACCCTGTTTGGATGgtgaattaatcataatcctcacacctcatgtaaacaatGTTTGGAGCAAATGAGTGTCTTGTTATGACTTCCTCGCGATGTCTTCAGGTCTAAATTGAATTtcaaagttttacaatacaagtGAGATGCTTGATTTCTAATCAAGCACAAACTTTTACCAAGTTAGAGGTGACACAGAATCTCACCTGCTCAGTATGTCAGTAGCTGTAGTACCTACCTCAGTGATCAAGGCGCCGCattactaaaagtagttcctcgatgTTAATGCCTATAACAAtgttgctaatatttggttaatatgcGGGTCATGAcaagtaaatggagtattgttggcaatttttggatgttttttttaaggggGCTTTATAGGCGCAATAGAGGACTCCCCTTAGCTTCATGGTTAGCGACGTCATACTTGCTGTATATTACAATATAGAATgcatagaaaaagaaaaacatgtatgTTCCTGTCACACAAAAGGACTGTGAACATTTgagaaaaaagtgcagttccccctcaAAGCAATGCAGTACAAGGTTCATGAGAAACAAACCTGCTCTTTGGCGTTATGTATCTCCTCTTGAAGCTCCCCCATCCTACGtgccagctccttcttcacatgCTGCTCTGACTGAATGGCGTTGGTCAGCTCCATATTTTCGTTTGTCTGTACAATATGAAGGAAAAAAATGGATTTGAGGTAAAACGAAGGCAAGATAGTTTCTGCATACAATTGTCAAGTTTCAACCTGACCAGTTTAACAAAGCCGTTCTGTAGCTCCGCCAGCTGATCCTTCAGTGTGCGGTTCTGGTTGAGAGCGCGGCTGATCGTAGCCTTGTCTGATTGCACGTCTTCCAGCATGCGGCGGCGGTCATCTGCCTCCTGGGTCCGGTTCTCCACCTGCTGCTCCAGATCTGCCAGACGTGCTTCTTTCTCTGAGCACAAGCGACTCAGCTGCTCGTTGTCGCGCATCTACAAAGGAATAGGACAGAGATTACTCttacacataaaacaaaaatgatatTGATGACTGCTTGAGCATACTTGCGACTGATACTGTGCATCAAGAGAGTTGTGTTCTTGTTGCAGAGTGTTGAGAGCCTCCTGCAAAGCTACTTCGGTCTCTGAAGGACCTGAAGCCTGAGGCTCTGCAGCGCTGTGAGTCTCCTGGGACAGCAATTCTAAAAGAGACGGAGAGGAAAGTTAGATATTTACAAGAGAAACTGTACACCACTTTTGGAGCTGTAAGCTGTCAGGTGCTTTTCACGAGAAATGTTCATGACCTACCTGCAGCATTCTTTAGCTCTGTGATGCTAGCTTCAAGTTCTTGGACTCTGCTGATGTTTCTGTCCCTCTCCTCCGCCACTAATGACACCTAACAAGCACAAATACATGAATCACCCCAAAGCAGGACAGAAATGACCACAACTAGTTACTgcgttgtttacttgtgtgaggaGTTGCTCTGTTTTGTCTTTCCAAACACGACCCTCCTCCTGGATCTGCTGTGCATAGCAATCCCTCTCAGTCTTCAGCTGGCCAACTGACTCCATTAGCTACATCAAATATCAATTGTGTGTTAAGTCATGTGTATGACATTGATTCTATTATAAACAATAGTTTTATGCTAACATAATCGTACACAAAAGGTCTCACAGGCAACAAAACAGTTCCAGTACCTGATGATTATGCACTTCCATTTGCTGCTTCTCCTCAAGCAATAGTTGGATTTGTTGTTTGGCACTATTGGGATCTGACTGGGTGGAGCACTGAACCAACAGAGAAATAAATAATCAATTATTAACCTTACCACTCTTAACGAGTATTGGCACAGGTGTCTGTGTATAAAGTAACCTGCTGCAACATGAGGTCAGCGATCTCCAGCCTCTTGTGAAGATCATCCACCTCCAGCTTCAATGCTACCGTCTCCTGCACTCTCTGCCTCAGCTGCTCTGACAGCTCGGAGGTCAGCTGTTTGAACTCCTCACTCAAATTGCTGCAAacaattgcaaaaaataaaaattgtgcgTGACCTAAAATATGACAGATGAATAGAACTGCGCCAAAACAATACATTTAAGAATGCAATGTCGATCTGCTAAGAATGTGTGCTCTCATAATGTAACTTACCTTTGTCTAAATACCTCCAGCCTCAAAGTGTCTCTCTCTTTTTCTAACTCTTTATTGTGctggagaaaaaaacaaaatataaatgagcCAAAATGTTGCTTTGTTTATTGCATTTATGTTGCATTTACCTTTTCAAACTGTTTCTGCTGCGTTGAGACAGAAGACAGCGTTCTCTCCAGCTCCGACACTCTCTGCCTTGATGTCTGAAGACTGCTGTTGAGGTCCTCGGCCTCGGCTGAACAcaatatcaatttaaaaaaaaaatactagccAGGTTCGCTTGTGTCTTCACACCCGCACCTGCTTTCTGCCGTGCCGCCTGTTGCGTGTACTGTAGGGCCGTCTGCAGCTCCGATTTCTCCGACACAAGTATGCCGATAGTTTGAATGTGAACCTTAGAAAACAACATACAATATTTCACGTGATGCTTTGTCTGCGACTAATTAGATCTCAGTGTTATTACATTTTATGTAATAACACTGTTTTTCCCCCTTGTCATCACTTTGCAACCAATTCGGCTTTTTCATCTAGCCAATTCGAAGTACTACCCCAAAGACACATTTGACTTTGCAATCATCTTTTTTCCTCCTAATTGTCATTTCTTTGCGGTGCTTCTCATTAGTGAGTCATGACTAGTGAGGCTCTCTGTTCATGCACTTTGTGCGTGTAATTTAGCAATCCCAACTCCGGCCCACCGTGACAAAGATTGAGGATGACTGTTCATTTAATTCCACGAATAAATAAACGGGAGATCGAAGAACAAAGTGAACCCTTGGACCCTGTTTGAAAGtgaaagacaaagaaaacaaaaaacacacaaacatggaAAGTTATTGAGTTCAATTTAATTTAccgtttgatttatttactattggCCCAGGCTTAGTGACTACAAGAACTTTTTTTCGCAACTGTTGCATTCACATTTTCTAGCGAATTCATTTACCTGCAGTTGCTCTCGCATTGCACCATGCTCTTTGGAAAACTTTTGTTCAAATTCTTTTCGCTCCTGaatgatcacaaatacaaacactaTGAACATCCGGGAAAGGAGATAAAACTGAGGAATGATTAACaagcaaaaaataaatcaaaaaattCTGTATACCTTTTGTAGCTGATCAGTGACCTCCTGAGATTGTTTGGCCTAAGAAAGCCAAAGAAGAGTTAAAAGGGGTACACTTTAAATCGTTGCAACGATGCGACACAGTTCCAGCCGTGCAAATCACAAAACAAGACAACCTTATTGCTGTTATTGTGCTAAATTGTTTTTAACTAAGAAGTTAAGGCAGCTTTGACCTGCACAAACAGCTCCATACACTATACTCCGCAGAAAAgcattgaaaagacacatgagaattaTAAATAAAATTATCAAACTCAAGCGATGTTGTGCATGCATCGGTAAACTTTTTTAGTGAGGGTAATCGCAGTGGCGTGCAATAAAGATAACATTTAATCCAGGACGTACGCTGTGGTCGCATATATTATTCAAAAGTGCATGCACAcatggaaaacacacacacagcttctTACCAGCTGGTCAAGCTTGGTATTGAGCTGAGAGTTTGTTAAGTTGCTGGACTCCAGGGCAGCAGACAGCTCCTGGTTCAGACTCTATCGTGCATACATGCATCCGGGAAAAGAAGGGGGGGGGGTTTAAAGATAAAGATAAAGTGTTGTTGCAAAGGCCAAACAAAAAGGACATGTGGTAGGAAGAAGAATCCTTTGTGAAAGTTTTAACAAAATGGGTAATCATCGGAGTGTGTGCTCAACATATATGTATTTTCACTCTCACCTCCAGTTCTCTCTCGCCGTTCACGTGAGCAGCAGGCGTCTGAAAGAATAGAATATGATTGAACCTGTGATACCAATTACATTCATTTGAATTCCAAGTTAAGTTTGATGGACAATGCCTTGGCGTTGGATGTACCTCAGAGACAAGGCCGTTTAGTTGCTGGGATAGCTGTCTCAGGCTCTCTGTGGAAGACAGCGGCCTGTGGGATGACACACATTAATACATAACATTGCCTGTGCAATACACAGTACATGCACTCATACTTATCGTCTGTGCACTCTCACAAGTCAGAGAGGTTAGGTAATATGAATTTACTCACATATTTTCCTCTGTTAAACTTTCATTGCCATTGGTATCGGGGTAGTTCTGCAGGACAAAAGAATGGACAAATGGCAATCGTAAACATGTCGAACCAATCTGAATTTAAATATTATGACATTCTGGACGATACTGTTGTATTCCTGTCCAGTATGGGTCGATAATTATGCAAAATGCAAATGTCACCGACAGGACATATCTCCTAATGTGGGGGATCACTGCCATATTGCATAAAGACAAGAACTCtggaactgtaaaaaaaaatctcctaaaTCTGCACctttattatatttttgtttttttatctgaGGCCAGATCTCAATATGTTGATGTACTTTTTCCAAACTTACTTGTGACCCcaaaaaacaaatactgtataccGTAATGTGTATGAAGTTGTATTGAAGAAAATGTATGCAGAGCGTAAGTGACACACCTGTGACAGGTCAGCATGGTGGCTTACACTTTGAAGGTTAGTAGCGGCGTTAGTGCTAGTGGTAGTGTTAGATACAGGCGTGTTGCAGTCAAGCTCAGCTGCCAGGTCCTCCGTGGGCGGGGGAACTGAGGAGCATGTGGTCTCCATGTCGGCTAAGTTCTAAAATGGCACATACACACAACACGCACGCAAGTTAGGACAGACAACACCTAAAGGATGCACAACTTGTACTGTATAAAGGACAGTTATATAGACATTCATGTAAAGAAGGGATAATGCTTACATTACTGTATGCGTTCAAAATGTTTCTGCAAGCCATGCCGCATGCTCCGTTTAACAGTAAACACAATGGGTAGAATCCCTAGCAAACAGTGGTGTGAACTCGCTATACAGTGCTACCTCAACAAAGGAGTGTTTTGAGATATGAGCTGTCTCTCGGGTAACTGTTATGCTTTAGGTTGCAAGCAAAAacttgagttacaagcatccccctATCACTTGGCATAGCAAATGCCACAGTGAATCTCGTAAGAAGttttactcgctagcattagcttatagctacatATCAACATAACCTTGATTTTCCAAGCATGGGAAGAAAGAATGTGGGTGTGAagaacagtgctgagaagaagcaatggcatgatattcattgaatttaaCAAATAAATCATGGAAGGAGATCAGCCAACTCTCCAAAGTAAACACTGTACATTATTATCATTGGTTttatattacttcataaaactattgtagttgttaatggtacattgtattgtatcgtttttataaaatatttcttaATTCATGATAAAAATGTGCTCTTTTGGGGTAAGCGCCAATTAAACGTTGGTtcaagatacaagtgttttgagttaagagctgcgtcacagaaccaattaggcTTCAacgttgaggtactactgtatttaaAACAACGTTTACATACACCATTTTTCTCAAGCTCTAGACGTGCAAAACATTgagcttaaaagcctactgaaacccacgactatcgaccacacagtctgatagtttatacatcaatgatgaaatattaacattgcaacacatgccaatacggctagtttagtttactaaattaaaattttaaatttcccacggagtttcctgttgaaaatgtc from Nerophis ophidion isolate RoL-2023_Sa linkage group LG17, RoL_Noph_v1.0, whole genome shotgun sequence harbors:
- the golga2 gene encoding golgin subfamily A member 2 isoform X5, with the translated sequence MADQSRQTKLAAAKKKLKEFQQKSSPVSVGVDKAGGGLGGGAGAKKKRKGKGFNQYDAPPIERNSPDNFDSILKTLSQSNGVVLPPCDKRQNLADMETTCSSVPPPTEDLAAELDCNTPVSNTTTSTNAATNLQSVSHHADLSQNYPDTNGNESLTEENMPLSSTESLRQLSQQLNGLVSETPAAHVNGERELEAKQSQEVTDQLQKERKEFEQKFSKEHGAMREQLQVHIQTIGILVSEKSELQTALQYTQQAARQKAAEAEDLNSSLQTSRQRVSELERTLSSVSTQQKQFEKHNKELEKERDTLRLEVFRQSNLSEEFKQLTSELSEQLRQRVQETVALKLEVDDLHKRLEIADLMLQQCSTQSDPNSAKQQIQLLLEEKQQMEVHNHQLMESVGQLKTERDCYAQQIQEEGRVWKDKTEQLLTQVSLVAEERDRNISRVQELEASITELKNAAELLSQETHSAAEPQASGPSETEVALQEALNTLQQEHNSLDAQYQSQMRDNEQLSRLCSEKEARLADLEQQVENRTQEADDRRRMLEDVQSDKATISRALNQNRTLKDQLAELQNGFVKLTNENMELTNAIQSEQHVKKELARRMGELQEEIHNAKEQLELKHKEAEGLAEQRNQVAAHLQQYCAGYQALVSEREQLHQQYLTQSQIMDRLQHDESHGRTQLEMSQSQLHQAQEHLEQLVKDNEHLKSEVRELLNSSALAVTPRDEGDGIESQSPQESVTELSSIVIPQDFESQKEMEEFIRGALSQVEAERDDARRQLREEHRLHMAAKHQATLALNLERHSHSEHGHHHGDEHPHDQHSHCEHHHQQSEGGVAVEVHQALQTAMERLQQRFTSLMQEKADLKERVEELEHRCIQLSGETDTIGEYIALYQNQRAIMKQKHQEKEQYITLLAQDKEEMKAKLAELQDLVMRLVAERNDWYSRYMEGVTQVNPDLLPVGEDHSPDAEHQHQAHHQQAEAMEVIPLSEPTAQEAPSSTHVPVRSEPAALAPEGDGTAQQIMQLLHDIQNPQGSTSRLSPLMGDNPCIPFFYRPDEQDEVKILVV
- the golga2 gene encoding golgin subfamily A member 2 isoform X3, which gives rise to MADQSRQTKLAAAKKKLKEFQQKSSPVSVGVDKAGGGLGGGAGAKKKRKGKGFNQYDAPPIERNSPDNFDSILKTLSQSNGVVLPPCDKRQNLADMETTCSSVPPPTEDLAAELDCNTPVSNTTTSTNAATNLQSNYPDTNGNESLTEENMPLSSTESLRQLSQQLNGLVSETPAAHVNGERELESLNQELSAALESSNLTNSQLNTKLDQLAKQSQEVTDQLQKERKEFEQKFSKEHGAMREQLQVHIQTIGILVSEKSELQTALQYTQQAARQKAAEAEDLNSSLQTSRQRVSELERTLSSVSTQQKQFEKHNKELEKERDTLRLEVFRQSNLSEEFKQLTSELSEQLRQRVQETVALKLEVDDLHKRLEIADLMLQQCSTQSDPNSAKQQIQLLLEEKQQMEVHNHQLMESVGQLKTERDCYAQQIQEEGRVWKDKTEQLLTQVSLVAEERDRNISRVQELEASITELKNAAELLSQETHSAAEPQASGPSETEVALQEALNTLQQEHNSLDAQYQSQMRDNEQLSRLCSEKEARLADLEQQVENRTQEADDRRRMLEDVQSDKATISRALNQNRTLKDQLAELQNGFVKLTNENMELTNAIQSEQHVKKELARRMGELQEEIHNAKEQLELKHKEAEGLAEQRNQVAAHLQQYCAGYQALVSEREQLHQQYLTQSQIMDRLQHDESHGRTQLEMSQSQLHQAQEHLEQLVKDNEHLKSEVRELLNSSALAVTPRDEGDGIESQSPQESVTELSSIVIPQDFESQKEMEEFIRGALSQVEAERDDARRQLREEHRLHMAAKHQATLALNLERHSHSEHGHHHGDEHPHDQHSHCEHHHQQSEGGVAVEVHQALQTAMERLQQRFTSLMQEKADLKERVEELEHRCIQLSGETDTIGEYIALYQNQRAIMKQKHQEKEQYITLLAQDKEEMKAKLAELQDLVMRLVAERNDWYSRYMEGVTQVNPDLLPVGEDHSPDAEHQHQAHHQQAEAMEVIPLSEPTAQEAPSSTHVPVRSEPAALAPEGDGTAQQIMQLLHDIQNPQGSTSRLSPLMGDNPCIPFFYRPDEQDEVKILVV